One genomic segment of candidate division KSB1 bacterium includes these proteins:
- a CDS encoding dodecin domain-containing protein, producing MAESVYKVVELVGTSDISWEAAAKKAVETAGKSLKNLRIAEINKLDMKVENGKVVAYRAKVSLSFKYETGND from the coding sequence ATGGCTGAGAGTGTTTACAAAGTTGTTGAATTGGTAGGAACCAGTGATATTTCCTGGGAGGCAGCTGCCAAGAAGGCTGTGGAAACTGCTGGCAAGAGTCTTAAGAACTTGAGGATAGCAGAGATTAACAAGCTGGACATGAAAGTTGAGAACGGGAAAGTTGTCGCGTACCGTGCCAAGGTAAGTCTGTCTTTTAAATACGAAACTGGCAATGACTGA